TCGCAGCGCACGGTGCGGTTCCGCTTGCCGGCGGGCGCCGAGGGTGGCGCGGACTGATTGGTATCCGCGCGTCGCTGCGGCGAGAATGGCGGCATGACGACCTCCCATGCCCCGCTTCTCGAAACCGTCGAACAGGACACCGGTCCTTCCCCGCAGTGGTCCGTGCTGTGGCTGCACGGCCTCGGCGCCGACGGCCATGATTTCGCGCCGCTCGTACCGGAACTGGTGCGCCCGGGCTGGCCCGCGCTGCGCTTCGTGTTCCCGCACGCGCCGGTGCGTGCGGTGACCATCAACAACGGGGTGCGCATGCGCGCCTGGTACGACATCGTCGGGATGGACTTCCCGACCCGTGCGGACAGCGCCGGCATCGAGGAATCCCTCCTGCAGGTGAACGCGCTGATCGAGCGTGAGCTCGCGCGCGGCATCGCGCCGGAGCGGGTGCTGCTGGCGGGCTTCTCGCAGGGCGGTGCCATCATCCTGGCGGCCGGCCTGCGCCGGCAGGTCCCGCTGGCCGGCCTGATCGCCCTGTCGACCTATCTGCCCGGTG
This genomic stretch from Pseudoxanthomonas sp. CF385 harbors:
- a CDS encoding carboxylesterase, translated to MTTSHAPLLETVEQDTGPSPQWSVLWLHGLGADGHDFAPLVPELVRPGWPALRFVFPHAPVRAVTINNGVRMRAWYDIVGMDFPTRADSAGIEESLLQVNALIERELARGIAPERVLLAGFSQGGAIILAAGLRRQVPLAGLIALSTYLPGAAQAASHLAAAATAQPVFMAHGTGDPVIPLVHAEQSARALGGMGFDVAWHRYPMAHQVCAEEIRDLGDWMERRFAL